One genomic region from Quercus robur chromosome 4, dhQueRobu3.1, whole genome shotgun sequence encodes:
- the LOC126720839 gene encoding uncharacterized protein LOC126720839, which yields MSEGPKLYANKPKKAQLKKFQDGHQKAKEFSTPSSSSTMGTQSSSAPPPPPPPPKESFARRYKFVWPMLLAVNLAVGAYLFMRTKKKDADIEEEVATPQSTTSATATLVEKPSPSPPITQVVKLREPIPEDQQRELFKWMLEEKRKVKPKDPVEKKRLDDEKAILKQFIRAKSIPSV from the exons ATGAGTGAAGGTCCAAAGCTCTACGCCAACAAGCCCAAAAAgg CACAActgaaaaaatttcaagacGGACATCAGAAAGCCAAGGAGTTCTCaacaccatcatcatcatcaacaatgGGAACTCAGTCCTCTTCagctccaccaccaccaccaccaccaccaaaagaGTCATTTGCTCGCCGTTACAAGTTCGTCTGGCCTATGCTTTTGGCTGTCAATCTTGCCGTTGGAg CTTACCTCTTTATGAGGACAAAGAAGAAAGATGCAGATATAGAGGAAGAAGTTGCAACTCCACAATCAACCACATCTGCTACAGCTACTCTTGTTGAAAAGCCCTCACCCTCGCCACCCATCACACAGGTTGTGAAGTTGCGAGAACCAATTCCGGAGGATCAGCAGCGTGAACTTTTCAAGTGGATGTTGGAAGAGAAAAGGAAGGTCAAACCAAAAGATCCTGTTGAAAAGAAGCGCCTTGATGATGAGAAAGCCATCCTCAAACAGTTTATCCGAGCAAAATCTATACCAAGTGTCTAA